In Synechococcus sp. PCC 6312, one genomic interval encodes:
- a CDS encoding o-succinylbenzoate synthase — protein MYAYPRFFLYQEPFCQPLKTHHGTWRIREGIYVRLESESGEVGFGEIAPLPAFGSEPIGAAWTFCAALPNTITAETIAAIPDTLPACQFGLSQAWAQLTEFPHLQPETLPYCGLLPAGRDLLTVPQLAKQSYVAWKWKIAVLPYARELEIFQAWLQTLNPETPLKIRLDANGGLNLTTARAWLTVCDRLNTQFQQEQGYIAIEFLEQPLPAQDWVNLQALSNDFQTSIALDETVDSLTALENVMGLGWRGLVVIKPVLMGAWSRLKVVLPKYRDQIVLSSALEGAIGRWGILVLAQELNLTRYALGLGVDAWRPVPTLNTKTELEDFWELALEVLLHKS, from the coding sequence TTTGTCAGCCCCTAAAAACCCATCATGGGACTTGGCGGATTCGGGAAGGGATTTATGTCCGCTTAGAGTCGGAATCCGGGGAAGTGGGGTTTGGCGAAATTGCTCCATTGCCAGCTTTTGGATCCGAACCCATCGGGGCCGCCTGGACATTTTGTGCTGCACTCCCCAACACCATCACCGCAGAAACAATTGCCGCTATTCCTGATACCTTACCCGCCTGTCAATTTGGTCTGTCCCAGGCCTGGGCCCAACTTACGGAATTTCCTCACCTACAGCCCGAAACCTTGCCCTACTGTGGTCTATTGCCGGCGGGCCGGGATCTACTGACTGTCCCCCAGTTAGCCAAACAGTCCTATGTGGCCTGGAAGTGGAAAATTGCCGTTCTGCCCTATGCCAGAGAGTTAGAGATTTTCCAGGCCTGGTTACAAACCCTGAACCCTGAAACTCCCCTCAAAATTCGCTTAGATGCCAATGGTGGCCTCAATTTAACGACGGCTCGGGCTTGGTTAACCGTTTGTGATCGGCTCAATACCCAATTTCAACAAGAGCAAGGCTACATCGCCATTGAATTTCTCGAACAGCCCCTCCCGGCCCAAGATTGGGTTAATCTCCAAGCCTTGTCCAACGACTTTCAAACCTCCATTGCTTTGGATGAAACCGTAGATAGTCTAACCGCCCTGGAAAATGTCATGGGTTTGGGCTGGCGGGGCCTAGTAGTCATTAAGCCTGTGTTGATGGGGGCCTGGTCGCGCTTAAAAGTGGTTTTGCCAAAATATCGAGACCAGATTGTTTTGTCCTCTGCCTTGGAGGGGGCCATTGGTCGTTGGGGAATTTTAGTCCTGGCCCAAGAGTTAAACCTGACCCGCTATGCCTTGGGCCTGGGGGTGGACGCTTGGCGGCCAGTACCCACTTTGAACACAAAGACGGAACTAGAAGACTTTTGGGAACTCGCCCTTGAGGTATTGCTCCACAAGTCCTAA
- the recN gene encoding DNA repair protein RecN, with protein sequence MLIGLRIENFALIDQLDVNFGPGLNVLTGETGAGKSIILDAIDGVLGGKMSSRVIRAVPETQSNQIPPRTLIEATFSLTPALQTWLTEAEIDPLDETIICSRELSLVGGAFRSRSRINGVLVNRQQLQALRELLVAITAQGQANQLLQAGQQRDWLDSFGGSELLAVRKQVAMAYTAYQQLRQAQESYLQGEQQRLQQLDLYKFQLQELRLANLEDADELQHLEDEFRRLNHIEQLQAQGFRAYQCLCEQERGQASVDLMGEAVSLLQEMQTFDPGVAPIQELVESALLQIETASRQLRNYTDALEGEPQRLADITDRMGHLKQITRKYGPTLQDAIHYQAKVEQEWQILQATSMSQDQLTAQLQAAEAQLYQACQQLQQLREQAANHLSQQLISQLQPLAMERVRFEVQFRPIPPSSHGADQITFMFSPNPGQPLQPLRETASGGEMSRFLLALRACFAAVETVNTLIFDEIDVGVSGRVAQAIGEKLYHLAQHQQVLCVTHQPIIAALADTHFRVQKQVLEPEQQTIVQLSVLAPEQRAAELAKIAGGANERSALDFATALVNQAQELRQTLSAAPVSAKPKRTRKPTPA encoded by the coding sequence ATGTTAATTGGCTTACGGATTGAAAACTTTGCCCTGATTGACCAGTTGGATGTGAATTTTGGCCCAGGTCTGAATGTCCTCACTGGAGAAACTGGGGCCGGCAAGTCCATTATCTTGGATGCCATTGATGGGGTGCTGGGGGGGAAAATGTCGAGCCGAGTGATTCGGGCCGTTCCAGAAACTCAGTCCAACCAGATTCCGCCGCGTACCTTAATCGAAGCCACCTTTTCCCTCACACCCGCCCTCCAGACTTGGCTCACAGAAGCAGAGATTGACCCGCTGGATGAAACGATCATTTGCAGTCGGGAACTGTCTTTAGTAGGGGGGGCATTCCGCAGTCGTTCACGAATCAATGGAGTCTTGGTCAATCGTCAACAACTCCAGGCCCTACGAGAGTTATTAGTCGCCATTACGGCCCAAGGACAAGCGAACCAACTCCTCCAGGCCGGCCAGCAACGGGATTGGCTGGATAGCTTTGGGGGAAGTGAACTGCTGGCAGTCCGTAAACAAGTGGCCATGGCCTATACGGCCTATCAACAACTCCGCCAGGCCCAAGAATCCTATTTGCAAGGAGAACAGCAACGCCTCCAACAGCTTGATCTGTATAAGTTTCAACTCCAGGAACTGCGACTGGCTAATTTAGAAGATGCCGATGAACTACAACATTTAGAAGACGAATTTCGCCGTCTCAACCATATCGAGCAACTCCAAGCCCAGGGATTTCGCGCCTATCAATGCCTTTGTGAACAAGAGAGGGGCCAGGCCAGTGTGGACTTAATGGGGGAAGCCGTCAGCTTACTTCAGGAGATGCAGACCTTTGATCCAGGGGTAGCCCCCATTCAAGAACTCGTGGAATCCGCGCTCCTCCAGATCGAAACCGCTAGCCGCCAACTCCGAAATTACACCGATGCCCTGGAAGGGGAACCGCAACGTTTAGCAGACATCACGGATCGCATGGGCCATCTAAAGCAAATTACCCGCAAATATGGGCCGACCCTCCAAGATGCTATCCACTACCAGGCCAAAGTTGAGCAGGAATGGCAAATCCTCCAGGCCACCAGCATGAGCCAAGATCAACTCACGGCCCAACTCCAAGCCGCCGAAGCCCAACTGTACCAGGCCTGTCAGCAACTCCAACAACTCCGGGAGCAGGCCGCCAACCATCTCAGTCAACAACTCATTAGCCAACTCCAGCCCCTCGCGATGGAACGGGTGCGGTTTGAAGTTCAATTCCGGCCAATTCCCCCCAGTAGCCACGGTGCAGATCAGATCACGTTTATGTTTAGCCCCAACCCTGGCCAACCCTTGCAACCTCTGAGGGAAACCGCATCGGGTGGGGAAATGAGTCGGTTTTTATTAGCCTTGCGGGCCTGTTTTGCAGCAGTGGAAACGGTTAATACGCTGATTTTTGATGAAATTGATGTGGGGGTTTCTGGACGAGTAGCCCAGGCCATTGGCGAAAAACTTTATCATTTGGCCCAACATCAACAGGTTCTCTGTGTTACTCATCAACCGATTATTGCCGCCTTGGCCGATACCCATTTCCGGGTGCAAAAACAAGTTCTCGAACCGGAACAGCAAACCATTGTCCAACTCTCTGTTCTCGCCCCCGAGCAACGCGCCGCCGAACTGGCCAAAATTGCCGGAGGAGCCAATGAACGATCCGCGTTAGATTTTGCCACTGCTCTCGTGAACCAGGCCCAAGAGTTGCGCCAAACCCTGAGTGCTGCCCCAGTCTCGGCCAAGCCCAAACGAACCCGCAAACCAACACCGGCCTGA
- a CDS encoding Uma2 family endonuclease, giving the protein MHFDAITDIVTTLRLYLGEAGIVLSNQFLYYSQGYPKVRIAPDVMVIFDVPPGPRDNYKLWVEGQIPQAVFEITSPSTQEQDLIFKKTSTNNWE; this is encoded by the coding sequence GTGCATTTTGATGCCATTACCGATATTGTCACAACGTTGCGGCTCTACCTGGGAGAAGCTGGGATTGTCCTGAGTAATCAGTTTCTCTATTATTCCCAAGGCTATCCGAAAGTGCGCATTGCCCCCGATGTAATGGTGATTTTTGATGTTCCACCCGGCCCACGGGATAATTACAAACTTTGGGTTGAAGGACAAATTCCCCAGGCTGTCTTTGAAATTACCTCTCCCAGCACCCAAGAACAAGACTTGATCTTTAAAAAAACCTCTACGAACAACTGGGAGTAA
- a CDS encoding Era-like GTP-binding protein produces the protein MTEPLDCSARVQACLQHLIAWHQHHHPAQEIIWSELVALEEKLAYPVWQIAVLGQVSRGKSALINALLGQPQFPTGPTHGITLWPHSVRWQVELAGQTYAIDLTDTPGLDEFAGEQRAAMAWEVAQQADLVLFVTAGPLNPVEINALKKLQELQVSLLFVANKQDLYLAWSKVDIDLQLQQAGLAQFITLDQVLLVSAAPVAETGRELLTPNIQPLSLALTTWLTETAPKSRAQQVLQQTLSIEQHLGTTLLDQPQPTLRTVWFIPLAGLGMVLLPWGLGDMVLGLGSSFGLARWLCRFYGIPLTPPASGQAWQIILISTLGIGLLGQSGWAWMLGELSWGVSVWVGGIASQVGVWAWGLSRLQQIIRTHVQQGYHGGSQGPGVLLKELEAIQN, from the coding sequence GTGACAGAGCCACTGGATTGTTCAGCTAGAGTGCAGGCTTGTTTACAACATCTAATCGCCTGGCATCAACATCATCATCCGGCCCAGGAAATAATTTGGAGTGAGTTGGTGGCCCTGGAAGAAAAGCTGGCCTATCCAGTCTGGCAAATTGCTGTTTTGGGTCAGGTCAGTCGGGGTAAATCTGCGCTGATTAATGCCCTGCTGGGTCAACCCCAATTTCCCACTGGCCCCACCCACGGCATCACCCTCTGGCCCCACTCGGTTCGCTGGCAAGTGGAATTAGCAGGCCAGACCTATGCCATAGACTTAACCGATACCCCTGGCCTGGATGAATTCGCGGGTGAACAACGGGCGGCTATGGCTTGGGAGGTGGCCCAACAGGCCGATTTAGTTCTATTTGTCACGGCCGGGCCGTTGAATCCAGTCGAAATTAACGCCCTAAAAAAACTCCAGGAGTTACAAGTTTCACTCTTGTTCGTAGCCAATAAACAGGATTTGTACTTGGCCTGGTCAAAAGTGGATATAGATCTACAACTCCAACAGGCCGGCCTGGCTCAATTTATTACCCTAGACCAAGTTTTATTAGTTAGTGCAGCCCCTGTGGCAGAAACTGGGCGGGAACTCTTAACACCCAATATTCAACCCCTATCCCTGGCCTTAACAACCTGGCTGACCGAAACTGCCCCTAAATCACGGGCTCAACAGGTTCTCCAACAAACCCTGAGCATTGAGCAACACCTAGGTACCACTCTCTTAGATCAACCCCAGCCCACTCTGAGAACAGTTTGGTTCATTCCGCTGGCGGGTTTGGGAATGGTTCTCCTGCCCTGGGGCCTGGGGGATATGGTCTTGGGCCTAGGGAGCAGTTTTGGCCTGGCTCGATGGCTCTGTCGATTTTATGGCATCCCCTTAACCCCACCTGCTAGCGGCCAGGCCTGGCAAATTATTTTAATCTCCACCTTGGGGATTGGTTTATTGGGGCAAAGTGGCTGGGCCTGGATGTTGGGGGAGTTGAGTTGGGGTGTCAGTGTTTGGGTAGGGGGGATCGCCAGTCAAGTGGGGGTCTGGGCCTGGGGTTTATCACGGCTTCAGCAGATTATCCGCACCCATGTTCAACAGGGCTATCACGGGGGCAGTCAGGGGCCTGGGGTACTGCTAAAAGAATTAGAAGCAATCCAGAACTAA
- a CDS encoding DUF697 domain-containing protein: MPLWFAAGLIGVFWSLTWLGSHPAWGIGFSLLAAAGAWWWRGLFPSSVSNLPTSQPQVITPGQITTQLEATQALITTLNQYTPDHDLQNQLAAIRQSLQRQDLSLSLWGNVGNCLASLGAELAGVGLSNWQIQVSEDLRAIPNSDLILFVISGDLTRSEYQALQTLQDQQQRFLVLWQEPPRAYIGELGILEKELTRKLAEFVPPQDWIRISANPPGLESLQLRLTEILATEKQVLIWQQTWQAAICLHQKTQDHLNQVRKELALPIINRYQWLGAGAAAVNPLPILDLVVTGGLLVQLTLEIGKVYQRNFDLTQARPLAETLLRLLVQFGAVEVTTQTLSHWLKGNSLTYLAGSCLQGASVAYLLRVGGLSLIDYWQTVAAQPESKLNLGSQLQASLQKTIAQLPRSAFFRSFQPQV; encoded by the coding sequence ATGCCTCTCTGGTTTGCTGCGGGTTTAATCGGTGTCTTTTGGAGTCTCACCTGGTTAGGGTCACATCCGGCCTGGGGGATTGGTTTTAGTCTGTTGGCAGCGGCGGGGGCCTGGTGGTGGCGAGGACTTTTCCCCAGTTCTGTAAGTAACCTACCAACCAGCCAGCCTCAGGTAATTACCCCAGGCCAGATTACGACCCAACTGGAGGCTACCCAGGCCCTGATCACCACCCTCAACCAGTACACCCCCGATCACGACCTGCAAAACCAACTGGCCGCAATCCGACAGAGCTTACAACGACAAGACCTAAGCCTTTCATTGTGGGGGAATGTCGGCAATTGTCTGGCTAGTTTAGGCGCGGAATTAGCTGGTGTCGGGCTTTCAAACTGGCAAATTCAGGTCTCTGAAGACTTGAGGGCGATCCCCAACAGTGACTTAATTTTATTTGTGATTTCTGGGGACTTAACCAGGAGTGAGTACCAGGCCTTACAAACTCTTCAAGATCAACAGCAACGATTCTTAGTCCTTTGGCAGGAACCCCCCCGGGCCTATATCGGGGAATTAGGAATTCTTGAAAAGGAGTTAACCCGTAAATTAGCTGAGTTTGTGCCCCCTCAAGATTGGATCAGAATAAGCGCAAACCCCCCAGGCCTGGAATCTTTACAATTGCGACTGACAGAAATTCTTGCAACCGAAAAACAAGTACTGATCTGGCAACAAACATGGCAAGCTGCGATCTGCCTCCATCAAAAAACCCAAGATCATCTCAACCAAGTTCGTAAAGAGCTAGCCTTGCCGATTATTAACCGCTATCAATGGTTAGGAGCCGGAGCGGCCGCCGTCAACCCGCTGCCCATTTTAGATCTAGTCGTCACCGGGGGGCTGTTGGTGCAGTTAACCCTGGAGATTGGCAAAGTCTATCAACGCAATTTCGACCTGACCCAGGCCCGGCCCCTGGCTGAAACTCTCTTACGCTTGCTGGTGCAATTCGGCGCGGTGGAAGTGACAACCCAAACCCTCAGCCACTGGCTAAAAGGAAATAGCCTGACTTACTTGGCCGGAAGCTGCTTGCAGGGAGCCAGTGTGGCCTATCTCTTGCGAGTGGGAGGACTGAGTTTAATTGACTATTGGCAAACCGTTGCGGCGCAACCAGAATCTAAGCTGAATTTAGGCTCACAACTCCAGGCCAGCCTGCAAAAAACCATCGCTCAACTCCCCCGATCCGCCTTTTTCCGTAGTTTCCAGCCTCAGGTCTAG
- a CDS encoding lipopolysaccharide assembly protein LapB, whose amino-acid sequence MSLRITISTLFAGFCLAMMPSLAIAQGNAQQLSDLLRQGRELVTAGNFDQALQLYQQAAQLDARNPRIFSAIGFIYAQQKQYGPAAQAYQQAIALDGTNPDFYYALGFNLGMTSENHGAAAAYRQAIRLNPRYVQAYQGLAVILARLGDTQTAIQTYRQIIVMEPRNWEAFQSLGILYLNQGDANQALTALRQASQFVPNNPNVQLNLGQALLQSGDKTQGLAALEQAASLGQGDGNIQLTVGKVFLLQNNYQGAIRAFQRATQLLPNSILAYVGLGETWMMLKQPHEAVLPYQTVTRLTPNNPEAFYNLGVALKASGRKRESREALKVSESLYKAQGNKEGIQKVKNAMKN is encoded by the coding sequence ATGTCTTTGCGAATCACAATTTCAACCCTTTTTGCCGGATTTTGTCTAGCTATGATGCCCAGTTTGGCGATTGCCCAGGGTAATGCTCAACAACTTTCTGATCTACTCCGGCAAGGGCGGGAATTAGTCACTGCGGGTAATTTTGACCAAGCCTTGCAACTCTATCAACAAGCCGCCCAGTTGGATGCCCGCAACCCGCGCATATTTTCGGCCATTGGGTTTATCTACGCACAACAAAAGCAATATGGCCCAGCCGCTCAAGCCTATCAACAGGCGATTGCCCTAGATGGCACCAACCCAGATTTTTACTATGCTCTCGGTTTCAATTTAGGCATGACAAGCGAGAATCATGGGGCTGCCGCTGCCTACCGCCAAGCCATTCGCCTAAATCCCCGTTATGTCCAGGCCTATCAAGGGTTAGCGGTGATCCTGGCTCGATTGGGGGATACCCAAACTGCGATTCAAACCTATCGGCAAATTATTGTCATGGAGCCGCGCAACTGGGAAGCATTTCAATCCTTGGGGATTTTGTATCTCAACCAAGGGGATGCGAACCAGGCTCTCACCGCCCTCCGCCAGGCCAGCCAATTTGTCCCGAATAACCCCAATGTCCAACTCAATTTAGGGCAGGCACTCCTCCAAAGCGGGGATAAAACGCAAGGACTCGCAGCCCTCGAACAAGCGGCCTCTCTAGGGCAAGGGGATGGAAATATCCAATTAACAGTGGGCAAAGTTTTCCTGCTTCAGAATAACTATCAAGGGGCAATTCGGGCGTTTCAACGGGCCACCCAACTCTTACCTAATTCAATCCTTGCCTATGTTGGCCTGGGAGAAACATGGATGATGCTCAAACAACCCCATGAAGCCGTTCTCCCCTATCAAACGGTCACCCGCTTAACCCCCAATAACCCAGAGGCCTTCTACAACTTGGGCGTGGCTCTGAAGGCCAGTGGACGCAAACGGGAATCTCGGGAGGCCTTAAAGGTTTCTGAATCCCTTTATAAGGCCCAAGGGAATAAAGAGGGTATCCAAAAGGTCAAAAATGCCATGAAGAATTAA
- a CDS encoding caspase family protein gives MELKRRDFLQAAGVWLVGVSSSEFILQLVNSPGLAATTPPRKRALLIGINHYGTGEVLPSLQGCLTDVELQKQLLRYRLAWAAGDIQVLTNQGATRTAIQAAIEEFLLAGATSGDRLFLHFSGYGRQVSGLGETLIPYDVQADGSGDLPLSWFSQKHLPAGVTFWCCFDAGFQPNPGLAQRVRPPIGTSLNLSLRPSPGMIWLQPTIAREIQLLGTQAGALTQSITKQLWSNASTSSLSGYWAAQDLERQTGELTHLHWQAEAGARIPGTLNLNGGLTLSGPGADAAIITSAQDSQTAQIWLGGMASPLLTQAGWQSYFEPVGPELPKTNPAILVQNPVGLTAIAPMTDLSTLTTGTLLRERLRLLPHHLTLTIGLAETLDKVTRIDAVSGLDGLTDWVSSTTEGTGDYRVMAQSDAEHCLYGLAWPGGTVFPQTLGTPGEAIKGAIRRLGTMFPVLLANKWLGLTLNGETSGLGVTVAWEKLLPQPELLLRVQTERALWAAPETAIGNFSAQAWERGVTFQVGQQFCYRLTNYSPAPVYALWLAWDSAAGLLVLPTLMDSPQLTWQLTLAPQLTTTLPVRELRYTSPCVNSYLLLSRTPFTQALDYLAQLPTSGDPPRLVPSKEALALVQAILRDLHQNNPESPLKPATTSAYTLDLQAWATFCFTFRVV, from the coding sequence ATGGAATTAAAGCGGCGGGATTTTCTACAGGCGGCTGGGGTCTGGTTGGTAGGGGTAAGCAGCAGTGAATTCATTCTCCAATTGGTAAATTCTCCCGGCCTGGCCGCAACAACGCCTCCCCGCAAGCGGGCTTTACTCATTGGCATTAATCACTATGGGACTGGGGAGGTTTTACCGTCCTTGCAGGGATGCCTCACCGATGTGGAGCTACAAAAGCAGTTATTGCGCTATCGCCTGGCCTGGGCGGCTGGGGATATTCAGGTTTTAACCAATCAAGGCGCGACTCGCACTGCAATTCAGGCCGCTATTGAGGAGTTTTTACTGGCCGGGGCCACCAGCGGGGATCGGTTGTTTCTCCATTTCAGTGGCTATGGACGGCAGGTGTCGGGCCTGGGGGAAACCTTAATACCCTACGATGTCCAGGCCGATGGGAGTGGTGATCTTCCCTTGAGTTGGTTTAGTCAGAAGCATCTACCCGCTGGGGTAACATTTTGGTGTTGTTTTGATGCGGGGTTTCAACCTAATCCAGGCCTTGCCCAACGCGTCCGTCCGCCCATCGGAACATCCCTGAACCTCTCCCTCAGACCCTCTCCCGGTATGATTTGGCTGCAACCGACCATTGCCAGAGAAATTCAACTGCTGGGAACCCAGGCCGGGGCCTTGACCCAGAGCATCACAAAACAGCTTTGGAGTAATGCCTCAACCAGCTCCCTCAGCGGATATTGGGCGGCCCAGGACTTAGAACGGCAAACCGGCGAACTAACCCATCTCCACTGGCAGGCCGAGGCGGGGGCGCGCATTCCCGGAACCCTAAACCTGAATGGGGGGCTAACCTTGTCAGGGCCAGGGGCCGATGCGGCGATCATCACCTCTGCTCAGGACAGTCAGACGGCCCAAATTTGGCTAGGCGGAATGGCCAGTCCCCTACTGACCCAGGCCGGTTGGCAAAGCTATTTTGAACCAGTTGGGCCAGAGTTACCCAAAACAAACCCAGCCATTTTGGTGCAAAATCCAGTCGGACTAACGGCCATAGCCCCAATGACAGACCTAAGCACTCTCACCACAGGGACATTATTGCGAGAGCGATTGCGGCTATTACCCCATCATTTAACCTTGACCATTGGCCTAGCCGAAACCTTGGATAAGGTCACGCGCATTGATGCTGTGAGTGGCTTAGATGGGTTGACGGATTGGGTCAGTTCCACAACGGAGGGGACAGGGGATTATCGTGTCATGGCCCAGTCGGACGCTGAACATTGCCTCTATGGATTGGCTTGGCCCGGTGGGACTGTCTTCCCTCAAACCCTGGGCACTCCGGGAGAAGCAATTAAAGGGGCGATCCGGCGGCTGGGGACTATGTTTCCAGTGTTGCTCGCTAATAAATGGTTGGGTTTAACTTTAAATGGCGAAACCTCCGGCCTGGGTGTGACCGTGGCCTGGGAAAAATTACTCCCTCAACCAGAGTTATTGCTGCGAGTCCAAACAGAACGGGCCTTGTGGGCCGCCCCAGAAACAGCCATCGGGAATTTTTCAGCCCAAGCCTGGGAGCGGGGTGTCACCTTCCAAGTGGGGCAGCAATTTTGTTATCGGCTGACAAACTATAGTCCGGCCCCCGTTTATGCCCTTTGGTTGGCTTGGGATAGTGCTGCGGGCCTCTTGGTTTTACCCACATTGATGGACTCTCCCCAACTCACCTGGCAGCTAACCCTCGCCCCCCAATTAACAACCACCTTACCCGTGCGAGAACTGCGTTATACCAGCCCTTGTGTCAATAGCTATCTCCTCCTCAGCCGCACCCCTTTCACCCAGGCCCTTGATTATTTGGCTCAGCTGCCCACCAGTGGAGACCCCCCTCGTCTCGTTCCCTCCAAGGAAGCTTTGGCTTTAGTCCAGGCCATTCTTCGGGATCTCCATCAAAATAATCCAGAGTCACCCCTCAAGCCAGCTACTACCAGTGCATACACCCTTGATCTCCAGGCCTGGGCGACATTTTGCTTCACGTTTCGGGTTGTGTAA
- a CDS encoding DUF2127 domain-containing protein: MAGRSRSWIVKVAVVKKGIFALLLLLTSFVTGVTWRFNDTVALWVQSHILQAEFRAVQSTLSFLSQAPVNELKLISRGTGVYGLMIAVAAWAVWEGKIWGYYLFAGLVGILLPVEIWELQHDPKWETGLLFGLNLVIFAYFAWEAWHLSHQKKTNP; this comes from the coding sequence ATGGCAGGGCGATCACGCTCATGGATTGTTAAGGTTGCAGTGGTCAAGAAGGGAATTTTTGCTCTCTTGCTTCTGTTGACCTCTTTTGTGACCGGGGTGACATGGCGGTTTAATGATACCGTAGCCCTCTGGGTTCAGTCCCATATTCTCCAGGCAGAATTTCGAGCAGTCCAGTCCACCTTGAGCTTTCTGAGCCAGGCTCCGGTGAATGAACTGAAACTAATTTCTCGCGGCACAGGGGTCTATGGCCTGATGATTGCGGTGGCGGCCTGGGCGGTATGGGAAGGCAAGATTTGGGGCTATTATCTCTTTGCTGGCCTGGTGGGGATATTATTGCCAGTGGAAATTTGGGAATTGCAGCATGATCCCAAGTGGGAAACCGGACTCCTTTTTGGGCTGAACTTAGTGATTTTTGCTTACTTTGCCTGGGAAGCGTGGCATCTTAGCCATCAGAAAAAAACAAACCCCTAA
- a CDS encoding DUF4278 domain-containing protein, which translates to MNTLNYRGVSYTVDSTSAEILARTQVIERPDPTPNFETNAGLPVPQPVQMLTYRGVKYQQSPAARSMKDAILLNEHIAEAAITSDVNAVLPSVAGFQSDYAFHVTDAQDVEPENRQTAFAYLQNRLKKAKAAGNDVQADMIRAEMQLLY; encoded by the coding sequence ATGAATACCCTCAATTACCGTGGTGTCAGCTACACAGTTGATTCAACTTCCGCAGAAATCCTAGCCCGGACACAGGTTATTGAACGTCCCGATCCCACGCCTAACTTTGAAACGAATGCTGGCCTGCCTGTGCCACAACCCGTACAAATGCTCACCTATCGGGGTGTCAAATACCAGCAATCTCCTGCGGCTCGTTCGATGAAAGATGCCATTTTGTTAAATGAGCATATTGCCGAAGCTGCGATCACCTCTGATGTCAATGCCGTTTTGCCCTCTGTGGCCGGTTTCCAATCTGACTATGCCTTTCATGTCACCGATGCCCAAGATGTGGAGCCGGAAAATCGCCAGACTGCGTTCGCTTACTTGCAAAATCGCTTGAAAAAAGCCAAAGCAGCTGGTAACGATGTCCAAGCGGATATGATTCGGGCTGAAATGCAACTCCTCTACTAG